In Dermacentor andersoni chromosome 4, qqDerAnde1_hic_scaffold, whole genome shotgun sequence, the following proteins share a genomic window:
- the LOC126536043 gene encoding kelch repeat and BTB domain-containing protein 12-like translates to MASSLSSGGGGGRNGLVVFVEGQAFHVDRPLLTKHSQFFRKTLEKLENRNKHKLKLSGVSAATFAVLLKYMNTGELQVTPENVDDVFNAAFRLHMSDVVKHCIQMETETTPTGQQILMFSAARRLNMAEEEQRAYQFLTAHFMSVVATREFLELDAEDVVRLLSADTLGCHCEEEVFEAAMRWLNHIPEERSPHSEKLMAAVRFNHMNLSELHHCLEYPGVAEMEPVKKAVLDAI, encoded by the exons ATGGCGTCGTCGCtgtccagcggcggcggcggcgggcgaaACGGCCTGGTCGTGTTCGTCGAGGGCCAAGCGTTCCACGTCGACCGCCCGTTGCTCACCAAGCACAGTCAGTTCTTCAGGAAGACCCTCGAGAAGCTGGAGAACCGGAACAAGCACAAG CTCAAATTGTCGGGCGTTTCCGCAGCGACATTTGCCGTGCTACTCAAGTACATGAACACGGGTGAATTGCAAGTAACACCAGAAAATGTGGACGACGTGTTTAACGCGGCCTTCCGTCTTCACATGTCCGATGTTGTCAAGCATTGCATTCAG ATGGAGACGGAGACGACGCCGACGGGCCAGCAGATCCTCATGTTCTCCGCGGCCCGGCGCCTGAACATGGCCGAGGAGGAGCAGCGCGCCTACCAGTTCCTCACGGCGCACTTCATGTCGGTGGTGGCCACCCGCGAGTTCCTCGAGCTGGACGCCGAGGACGTCGTCCGGCTGCTGTCCGCCGACACTCTGGGATGTCACTG CGAAGAAGAAGTGTTTGAGGCGGCGATGCGCTGGCTCAACCACATTCCCGAAGAGCGGTCTCCCCACAGCGAGAAGCTCATGGCCGCAGTGCGCTTCAACCACATGAACCTGAGCGAGCTACACCACTGCCTCGAGTATCCTGGCGTTGCCGAGATGGAGCCCGTCAAAAAGGCCGTCCTCGACGCCATCTAG